A single window of Solanum dulcamara chromosome 5, daSolDulc1.2, whole genome shotgun sequence DNA harbors:
- the LOC129889373 gene encoding pleiotropic drug resistance protein 1-like, whose product MEGGENILRVSSARLSGSNVWRNSAMDVFSRSSSREDYDDEEALRWAALEKLPTYSRIRRGILLEEEGQSREVDITKLDLIERRNLLDRLVRIADEDNEKLLLKLKHRIDRVGLDLPTIEVRFEQLSVDAEARVGSRALPTIFNFTVNILEDFLNYLHILPSRKKPLPILHGVSGIIKPGRMTLLLGPPSSGKTTLLLGLAGKLDKDLKVSGRITYNGHGMDEFVPQRTSAYISQNDLHIGEMTVRETLAFSARCQGVGAKYQILAELSRREKEANIKPDPDVDVFMKSAWNEGQEANVITDYTLKILGLEICADTLVGDEMIRGISGGQKKRLTTGEMMVGPARALFMDEISTGLDSSTTYQIVNSIRQSIHILQGTAVISLLQPAPETYDLFDDIILLSDGKIVYQGPRENVLEFFEYMGFKCPERKGVADFLQEVTSRKDQEQYWARRDEPYRFITASEFSEVFQSFHVGRNLGDEFSVPFDKSKSHPAALTTKKYGISKKELLKVCADREYLLMKRNSFVYIFKMVQLTLMASIAMTLFLRTEMHRNTAIDGAVYLGALFYAVITIMFNGFSELALSIMKLPSFYKQRDLLFFPAWAYALPTWILKIPITLVEIAIWVCMTYYVIGFEADVGRFFKHLFLLICLNQMASGLFRFLAALGRNIIVANTFGSCALLIVLVMGGFILSRDDVKQWLIWGYWISPMMYAQNAIAVNEFLGKSWAHVPPNSTGTDTLGVSFLKSRGIFPEARWYWIGAGALLGYILLFNFLFTVALAYLNPFGKPQAILSEETVAERNASKTGEVIELSPLGKSTSERGNDVPRSASSRSLSSRVGNITEAELSKRRGMILPFEPLSITFDDIRYAVDMPQEMKAQGFIEDRLELLKGVSGAFRPGVLTALMGVSGAGKTTLMDVLAGRKTGGYIDGTISISGYPKQQETFARIAGYCEQTDIHSPHVTVYESLHYSAWLRLPREVDTETRKSFIEEVMELVELTPLREALVGLPGVNGLSTEQRKRLTVAVELVANPSIIFMDEPTSGLDARAAAIVMRTVRNTVDTGRTVVCTIHQPSIDIFDAFDELLLLKRGGEEIYVGPLGRHSSHLIKYFEEIDGVQKIRDGYNPATWMLEITSVAQEAILGIDFTELYKNSELYRRNKALIQELSVPASGSKDLYFQTKYSQSFFTQCMACLWKQHWSYWRNPPYTAVRLMFTFFVSLMLGTIFWGLGSKRNRQQDILNAIGSMYAAILFLGIINATSVQPVVAIERTVFYRERAAGMYSALPYAFGQVMIELPHLFLQTIIYGVIVYAMIGFEWTVTKFLWYLFFMYFTLLYFTLYGMMTVAVTPNHTIASIVSSAFYTIWNLFCGFVVPKTRMPVWWRWYYYICPVSWTLYGLIASQLGDVQDRLDTKETVEEFLENFFDYKHDFVGYVAVILVGISVLFLFIFAYSIKAFNFQQR is encoded by the exons atggaGGGTGGTGAaaatattttgagggtgagTAGTGCTCGTTTGAGTGGCTCAAATGTATGGAGAAATAGTGCTATGGATGTGTTTTCAAGATCATCTTCAAGAGAAGATTACGATGATGAAGAGGCGTTGAGATGGGCTGCTCTTGAGAAACTTCCAACTTATAGTCGTATAAGGAGAGGCATTCTCCTTGAAGAAGAAGGACAATCTAGAGAAGTTGATATAACGAAGCTTGATTTGATCGAAAGGAGGAATCTTTTAGACAGGCTTGTCAGGATTGCTGATGAAGACAACGAGAAGTTGTTGCTCAAGCTCAAACACCGCATTGATAG AGTTGGTCTGGATCTTCCTACAATTGAAGTCCGGTTTGAGCAATTGAGTGTAGATGCAGAAGCTCGTGTTGGTAGTAGAGCTTTACCAACAATATTCAACTTCACAGTTAACATTTTAGAG GATTTCTTGAATTATCTTCATATCCTTCCAAGTAGAAAGAAACCATTGCCAATCCTTCATGGGGTCAGTGGAATCATCAAACCAGGAAG AATGACACTGCTTTTAGGACCACCAAGTTCAGGAAAAACAACGTTGCTGTTAGGTTTGGCTGGGAAACTTGATAAAGATCTCAAA GTTTCAGGGAGAATTACATATAATGGGCATGGGATGGATGAGTTTGTGCCACAAAGAACATCAGCTTATATAAGCCAAAATGATCTTCATATTGGGGAAATGACAGTCAGGGAAACACTGGCATTTTCTGCTAGATGTCAAGGAGTTGGAGCAAAATATC aaattttggcagagttgtCTAGGAGAGAGAAAGAAGCAAACATTAAGCCAGATCCTGATGTTGATGTCTTTATGAAG TCAGCATGGAATGAAGGACAAGAGGCTAATGTTATAACAGATTATACTCTCAAG ATATTGGGACTTGAAATTTGTGCTGATACCCTCGTTGGAGATGAAATGATTCGAGGAATATCCGGGGGGCAGAAAAAGAGATTAACAACAG GGGAGATGATGGTTGGACCGGCAAGAGCACTTTTTATGGATGAGATATCGACTGGTTTAGACAGTTCAACAACTTATCAGATTGTCAATTCAATCAGGCAGTCAATCCACATTCTTCAAGGAACTGCTGTAATCTCACTTCTGCAGCCTGCACCAGAAACTTATGACTTGTTTGATGATATTATTCTTCTATCAGATGGGAAAATCGTTTACCAAGGTCCCCGGGAAAATGTGCTCGAGTTCTTCGAGTACATGGGCTTCAAATGCCCCGAGAGGAAAGGAGTTGCTGATTTCTTACAAGAA GTGACGTCAAGGAAGGATCAAGAGCAATACTGGGCACGTCGTGATGAACCTTATAGGTTCATCACAGCAAGCGAATTTTCTGAAGTATTTCAATCGTTTCATGTTGGAAGGAACCTTGGTGATGAGTTTTCTGTTCCCTTTGACAAATCCAAGAGCCACCCTGCTGCTCTAACCACCAAAAAGTATGGTATTAGCAAGAAAGAACTCTTAAAAGTCTGCGCAGATAGAGAATACCTTCTTATGAAGAGGAATTCGTTCGTCTATATATTCAAGATGGTACAA CTAACATTGATGGCTTCTATAGCAATGACACTCTTCCTACGAACCGAGATGCACAGAAATACAGCAATAGATGGTGCAGTATACTTAGGTGCACTGTTCTACGCAGTTATCACGATTATGTTCAATGGTTTCTCAGAGCTTGCCCTCAGTATTATGAAGCTTCCTTCCTTTTACAAACAACGcgatcttcttttctttcctgCTTGGGCATATGCTCTGCCTACTTGGATCCTCAAGATTCCAATCACACTTGTAGAAATTGCTATTTGGGTGTGTATGACCTATTATGTTATTGGATTTGAGGCAGACGTTGGAAG GTTCTTCAAACATCTATTTCTGCTCATATGTCTTAACCAGATGGCCTCGGGGCTGTTTCGATTCTTAGCAGCTCTTGGAAGGAATATCATTGTTGCAAATACATTTGGATCATGTGCACTACTCATAGTTCTTGTAATGGGTGGATTCATTCTGTCAAGAG ATGATGTGAAACAATGGTTGATATGGGGTTACTGGATTTCCCCTATGATGTATGCACAGAATGCTATAGCTGTGAACGAATTTCTAGGGAAGAGTTGGGCACAT GTTCCTCCCAACTCCACAGGCACAGATACATTAGGAGTGTCATTCTTGAAATCGCGTGGAATCTTCCCAGAAGCAAGATGGTATTGGATTGGAGCAGGAGCTCTTCTTGGATATATTTTGCTCTTCAATTTCCTGTTCACAGTGGCCTTAGCTTATCTCAACC CATTTGGTAAACCTCAGGCAATTCTTTCTGAAGAAACTGTCGCCGAGAGGAATGCAAGCAAAACGGGTGAGGTTATTGAACTATCTCCACTAGGAAAGAGCACTTCAG AAAGAGGAAATGATGTTCCGCGAAGTGCATCTTCCAGGTCTCTATCCTCAAGAGTAGGCAACATAACTGAGGCTGAGTTAAGCAAGAGAAGGGGAATGATTCTTCCTTTTGAGCCCCTTTCAATTACTTTTGATGATATCAGATATGCAGTAGATATGCCACAG GAAATGAAAGCTCAAGGTTTTATCGAGGACCGGCTTGAACTCTTGAAAGGGGTGAGTGGTGCTTTTAGGCCAGGAGTTTTGACAGCTCTAATGGGCGTTAGTGGAGCTGGTAAGACCACACTTATGGATGTCTTAGCTGGTAGGAAAACCGGTGGATacattgatggaaccattagtATATCGGGATACCCAAAGCAGCAAGAAACGTTTGCTCGGATAGCAGGATACTGTGAGCAAACTGACATTCATTCACCTCATGTTACAGTATACGAATCATTGCATTATTCTGCTTGGCTTCGACTGCCTCGTGAAGTTGACACTGAAACTCGAAAG AGTTTCATTGAGGAGGTCATGGAACTTGTAGAGCTAACCCCTCTAAGAGAAGCACTTGTTGGATTGCCTGGAGTAAATGGTCTTTCAACTGAACAACGAAAACGACTTACAGTTGCAGTTGAACTTGTTGCCAACCCATCTATAATATTCATGGATGAGCCAACCTCTGGATTAGATGCTAGAGCAGCTGCAATAGTGATGAGAACAGTTAGAAACACTGTAGATACAGGTCGAACGGTAGTATGCACCATCCATCAGCCTAGCATTGACATATTTGATGCTTTCGATGAA CTCCTACTCCTGAAACGAGGAGGCGAAGAAATATATGTCGGCCCACTAGGACGCCATTCTTCTCACCTTATTAAGTATTTTGAG GAAATCGATGGAGTTCAAAAAATCAGAGATGGTTACAATCCAGCAACATGGATGTTGGAGATAACTTCAGTAGCACAAGAAGCAATTCTTGGAATTGACTTTACAGAATTGTACAAGAACTCAGAATTGTATAG GAGAAACAAAGCTTTAATCCAGGAACTAAGTGTGCCAGCCTCAGGCTCAAAAGACCTCTACTTTCAAACTAAGTACTCCCAGTCTTTCTTCACCCAATGCATGGCTTGCTTATGGAAACAGCACTGGTCATACTGGCGAAATCCTCCTTACACAGCAGTCAGGCTCATGTTTACATTCTTCGTTTCTCTCATGCTTGGAACGATATTCTGGGGTCTTGGCTCCAAAAG GAATAGGCAACAAGATATTTTGAATGCAATAGGTTCAATGTATGCTGCTATCTTGTTTCTTGGTATTATAAATGCTACTTCAGTACAGCCAGTCGTTGCCATTGAGAGGACGGTCTTCTACAGGGAAAGAGCAGCTGGAATGTATTCAGCTCTGCCTTATGCTTTTGGACAG GTTATGATTGAGCTCCCACACCTTTTTCTCCAGACGATTATATATGGTGTTATAGTCTATGCTATGATCGGATTTGAATGGACAGTTACCAAGTTCCTTTGGTATCTGTTCTTCATGTACTTCACCTTGTTATACTTCACGTTGTACGGGATGATGACAGTAGCTGTTACTCCTAATCACACCATTGCATCAATCGTTTCATCTGCATTCTACACAATATGGAACCTTTTCTGTGGATTCGTCGTTCCAAAAACG AGGATGCCAGTGTGGTGGAGATGGTACTATTACATTTGCCCCGTTTCGTGGACATTATACGGACTAATTGCATCACAACTTGGAGATGTACAAGATAGATTGGATACAAAGGAGACAGTGGAAGAATTCTTAGAGAATTTCTTCGATTACAAACACGATTTTGTGGGATATGTTGCAGTCATTCTTGTTGGAATATCAGTTctttttctcttcatttttgCTTACTCAATCAAAGCATTTAACTTCCAGCAAAGATAG